One genomic region from Ardenticatenales bacterium encodes:
- a CDS encoding nucleotidyltransferase domain-containing protein, which yields MSQLTQTSVIQQLQPVVTVLQEALGDDLVALVLFGSRACGDATPDSDWDVLLLAHNLPERPFPRHRYLQKLLPPPWRTQISLLAKTLAEFETAVPPLFLDIALDGIILYDPDHYAANRLAYLHKLLQTKGLFRRQQGKEMIWLWQSFPGLNWQITWEETA from the coding sequence ATGAGCCAACTTACCCAAACCAGCGTTATCCAACAACTTCAGCCTGTGGTCACTGTTTTGCAAGAGGCATTGGGCGATGATCTGGTTGCTCTTGTTCTCTTCGGTTCCCGCGCCTGCGGTGATGCCACCCCAGACAGCGATTGGGATGTGCTGCTGCTGGCCCACAACCTGCCGGAACGTCCCTTTCCCCGTCATCGCTACTTGCAAAAGCTGTTGCCCCCGCCCTGGCGCACCCAAATCTCCTTACTGGCCAAAACCCTTGCCGAATTTGAAACTGCTGTGCCCCCCCTCTTTCTGGACATCGCCCTGGATGGCATCATTCTCTACGACCCGGACCATTACGCTGCCAACCGGCTCGCCTATCTCCATAAACTTCTGCAAACCAAGGGGCTGTTCCGCCGACAACAGGGTAAAGAGATGATCTGGCTTTGGCAAAGCTTTCCGGGCCTCAACTGGCAGATTACCTGGGAGGAAACAGCATGA
- a CDS encoding CRISPR-associated protein Csx11, with product MSQLDQLAQHRDAILLAEAVGWLHDYRKCSEEQLQTKAANPGGNAITRAELTNRFANLNSVLLTIASVTEQVPDLLNQPRGQAHNLSTSFLQQYLARCHNTAHFDKQDPLNSGKQNFPGTQVSTAFGYETSVGSNLTTQLWALPWNNLTTLNTNNRNSLRKTVKKLFATVGADTRRPINEINLWDWGVLVGGLYKAAIAAVIFGHQPANRDLRWQLLGIRTDALAYLTNVSRLPDLIARQNTLQAAIDNVQTLLEETYPLAAEVYRDENGSLYVVPNLPNLLALQDGGDQTLQTHIEQQFATDGEVVPQITLDPTAWWGQDPDWQGRDKIPPAGTILSIPATPESDATVINEAWQNQQQTICPICGLRPCINRQLDYCQVCGERRKGRVVEWLQDQSKTIWLDEVADRHGRLALITGSFDLVDWLSGVLVETLLVKEPAASNLPISKTPSFARLRRIWQTTQTFWEQSQTGINQILTDLRRRLTITLGNQPNLKANQTYELDLLGQTQLSVLWDGEQLISIDNLSYTAGQLNIEKEKWRTPVDAALEVGVWLDERKNRFFQLISDDERNTPSSNGICV from the coding sequence ATGAGCCAATTAGACCAACTCGCTCAACACCGAGATGCCATCCTGTTGGCGGAAGCTGTTGGCTGGCTCCATGATTACCGCAAGTGTTCCGAGGAACAACTGCAAACCAAGGCTGCCAACCCTGGTGGCAATGCGATCACTCGCGCAGAACTTACCAATCGGTTCGCTAATCTCAACTCTGTATTACTAACAATTGCTTCCGTTACGGAGCAGGTTCCCGATTTACTAAATCAGCCGAGGGGCCAAGCCCACAACCTTAGTACATCATTTCTGCAACAATATCTTGCCCGTTGCCACAACACTGCTCATTTTGATAAGCAGGATCCGTTGAATAGCGGTAAACAGAACTTCCCCGGAACACAGGTTAGTACAGCTTTTGGATATGAAACGTCTGTTGGTTCCAATTTGACCACGCAGTTATGGGCACTTCCCTGGAATAACTTAACTACGCTTAATACGAACAACCGGAATAGCCTGCGCAAAACAGTGAAAAAACTGTTTGCTACAGTTGGAGCAGATACACGTCGTCCCATCAACGAGATCAACTTATGGGATTGGGGGGTATTGGTTGGCGGGCTTTATAAAGCGGCCATTGCTGCTGTGATTTTTGGTCACCAACCCGCCAATCGCGATCTACGTTGGCAATTGCTTGGCATCCGCACCGACGCATTGGCCTATTTGACCAACGTGTCTCGTCTGCCAGATCTGATAGCTCGTCAAAACACACTGCAAGCCGCTATCGACAATGTGCAAACCCTGCTGGAAGAGACATACCCGTTAGCCGCAGAAGTGTATCGGGACGAAAACGGCTCACTCTATGTTGTGCCTAACTTGCCTAATTTGCTTGCCCTACAAGATGGTGGCGACCAAACACTGCAAACTCATATTGAGCAGCAATTTGCCACAGATGGAGAAGTTGTACCGCAAATTACACTCGATCCGACGGCATGGTGGGGTCAAGACCCTGATTGGCAAGGAAGGGACAAAATCCCGCCAGCCGGAACCATCCTCTCTATACCGGCAACGCCAGAAAGCGATGCCACCGTCATTAACGAAGCATGGCAAAACCAACAACAAACCATTTGCCCCATTTGTGGGTTACGTCCCTGCATTAACAGACAACTGGACTATTGCCAGGTATGTGGTGAACGGCGCAAAGGGCGAGTGGTTGAATGGTTACAAGATCAGAGCAAAACGATCTGGTTGGATGAGGTTGCAGACAGGCATGGCCGTCTTGCGCTTATTACTGGCTCGTTTGACCTTGTTGACTGGCTCAGTGGTGTTTTGGTAGAAACTTTATTGGTCAAAGAACCTGCAGCAAGCAACCTGCCAATTTCTAAAACCCCTTCCTTCGCCCGCTTACGCCGTATCTGGCAAACTACCCAAACTTTCTGGGAACAATCTCAAACTGGTATCAACCAGATTCTCACTGACCTTCGCAGGCGACTGACCATCACACTGGGCAATCAACCGAACCTTAAAGCAAACCAAACTTATGAATTGGATTTGCTGGGCCAGACACAATTGAGCGTGTTGTGGGATGGAGAACAGTTAATCAGTATTGATAACCTTTCTTACACGGCAGGGCAGTTGAACATCGAAAAAGAAAAATGGCGGACGCCTGTAGATGCGGCTCTGGAAGTTGGCGTGTGGCTCGATGAGCGCAAAAACCGGTTTTTTCAACTCATCTCTGATGATGAGAGAAATACTCCTAGTTCAAACGGAATTTGTGTCTGA
- the cmr4 gene encoding type III-B CRISPR module RAMP protein Cmr4, with product MGDYYRQERYLLMTLDPLHVGTGGNRLGRVDLSIVREPGTRLPKIPGTSLHGAIRQYAAVRYEKISCAGSGQGKQEHCRSRQCPICYTFGYLKGQAGGESGRVSIGDARLLLFPVYSLAGPIWVTCPGILREFDVPEQDPVREEDGKEVQLVKLPSDLQAQSYLNLGWLMLEKAGDVFDWSEKINGIPEEIQKRVVLVSDKLFSQIVNSNLEVRTSVSIDPETGAAADKALFTYEAIPRSAILWLDVVEDDFKGAKDRHFPRTENKCKVEEVEKENGAKEDRYTDNAGNPLGNGEVWEKPLDVVTAGIKLAKLLGVGGMGTRGFGRVRTVAHWEVK from the coding sequence ATGGGTGATTATTACCGACAAGAACGCTATTTACTGATGACGCTGGACCCGCTGCACGTGGGCACGGGGGGCAATCGGCTGGGGCGGGTAGACCTGAGCATTGTGCGTGAACCGGGAACCCGGCTGCCTAAAATTCCGGGCACGTCTTTGCATGGGGCGATACGCCAATATGCGGCGGTTCGCTATGAAAAGATTTCCTGTGCCGGCAGCGGGCAAGGCAAACAGGAACATTGCCGCAGTCGCCAGTGCCCCATTTGCTATACATTTGGCTACCTGAAAGGTCAGGCCGGTGGAGAAAGTGGAAGGGTAAGCATTGGGGATGCGCGGTTGCTCCTTTTCCCCGTTTATTCTCTGGCCGGGCCAATATGGGTCACTTGTCCCGGCATTTTGCGTGAATTTGACGTCCCCGAACAAGACCCGGTTCGAGAAGAAGACGGAAAAGAGGTTCAACTGGTTAAGCTCCCCTCCGATCTGCAAGCGCAGAGCTACCTTAACCTGGGGTGGTTAATGTTGGAGAAGGCGGGTGATGTGTTTGACTGGTCAGAAAAGATAAATGGTATTCCTGAGGAAATTCAAAAGCGGGTTGTTCTCGTTTCTGACAAGCTTTTTAGCCAGATTGTCAACTCAAACTTGGAAGTACGCACCTCGGTCAGCATTGACCCGGAGACCGGAGCGGCGGCGGACAAGGCATTGTTTACTTATGAAGCGATTCCCCGCTCCGCCATCCTCTGGCTGGATGTGGTAGAGGATGATTTTAAGGGCGCTAAGGACCGCCACTTTCCTCGAACTGAGAATAAGTGCAAGGTTGAAGAGGTTGAGAAGGAAAACGGCGCGAAAGAGGATCGTTATACGGACAATGCCGGCAATCCGTTGGGGAATGGAGAGGTATGGGAGAAACCGCTTGATGTCGTGACTGCCGGCATTAAACTGGCTAAACTACTCGGCGTCGGCGGCATGGGCACACGCGGTTTTGGCCGGGTGCGTACCGTGGCCCATTGGGAGGTAAAGTGA